A window of Mucilaginibacter robiniae genomic DNA:
AGTAGTATTTGGCATACTCCAAGGGCTAAACTGCTCGTTAGTTTCCAAACCAGAAGCATTAAAGTAGCCGCCGTTAGATAAAGTAATATGCACTGGCTTACTTGAAGTAACCTTGCGTGTAGCCTCATTCCAGATCAATTCATCCGATTTAAAAGTTTCCCCCTTGTTGTTGGTAGCTACTACATTTTTACGCAGCTCAATGATTTTGTTATCATTACGGGTAACAGCGTATTCAGAAGTAATGGTACTGGTTGTGTGTAAATCTTTATCATAAAACACCACCTTTACACCTTTTGGCATTTCGCGGTAAGGCTGAGCAGTAGCATAATTTAGCAATAAAGGTGTTTGCATATGGGCTTTTACCCTTGCCGAGTCACTATAAATCACATCAACGCCGGTAGTGCGGTCAACCGGTGTGTTTACATCTTTTGCTGATATTTGCTGCACCTTCTTCAAGTCATTTTCGCAGGCACTAAGCATCAGCATAAACAAAACAAAACCTAAGCCGACGAAAAAATGAAAACGCCGGCGCATTATACCTTGCAGGTTAAACTGCTTAATCAAACTGATAACGGCGGAACCACAAGTCATTCAGCGTGAAGCTTAGGTGTAAGTTAATATAGTTTTCTTTAATTAAGCTATTTTGCAGGGTACCACGCTGTGCTAACTCGGCCGTGAAATTAATTTTATAAAAGGCGGTATTATTACGAGGTAATGGAAAACCCATACCAAAGGTAAGCGCATACTGTTTAATATCGGTGCTATTAACATTGATGTAAGTTTTGTCATAACGTACACCCAAGCGGTAATCAACCAAAGCAAAGTAGTTGTGCAATGCCAAAGCATTAGGCGTGAATGACCCGCCCAGAGCATAGCTCTGGCTTTTTTGTAAACCTTGGTTTACGCCGCCAATAGTTAATGTATTCCAGTTACCAATGCTATAATCCGCACCAATCAAAAATTTGTTATCTTTTTGGTAAGATAAACCAAAATGGTTCATTAGTGGCAGTTTGATTTTACCATTGTTTAGCACCTGGTTACTGATAGTATCGGCAGCAATGTTTTCATTACCAGCTGAGGATACAGTGTATTGGCTAACAATGCTGGTAATTTTAGAATTTAACTGGGTACTGGCCGAACCTGAATAACCAAATATCAAGTGAGAAGCTTCAGCTACATCAAAGTTTAACTGAACACCATAGTCGTAATTCAAACCTCCTACCGCGTTGCTACGCTCGATACGGGAGTTTAAAGTACCGTATAAATCAGGAATTTCGGTAGAACGGTATTGGCGCATATTACCGAAGATGTAAGAAACATTACCACCCAGCAAAATGTGTTTCCCTATACCGAAACCGTAACCGGCATAAGCTTTTGATAAACTACCATCACCACTGTAAATGTAATTAACTGTGTTGGTATCAGCCGAAGAACTGGTACCGAAGTTACTAATGCTTTGTTTGTAATTATACCCTAATTCGGTATAAGGCAGCAAACCAAAGCTTAACGCAGATTTTTTAG
This region includes:
- the lptC gene encoding LPS export ABC transporter periplasmic protein LptC, with amino-acid sequence MIKQFNLQGIMRRRFHFFVGLGFVLFMLMLSACENDLKKVQQISAKDVNTPVDRTTGVDVIYSDSARVKAHMQTPLLLNYATAQPYREMPKGVKVVFYDKDLHTTSTITSEYAVTRNDNKIIELRKNVVATNNKGETFKSDELIWNEATRKVTSSKPVHITLSNGGYFNASGLETNEQFSPWSMPNTTGKLPVNQNVTQP